In a genomic window of Styela clava chromosome 7, kaStyClav1.hap1.2, whole genome shotgun sequence:
- the LOC120328888 gene encoding procollagen C-endopeptidase enhancer 2-like → MYYIRAAYVISFCILLSGRVNAQDEYTSVFQECNQTIREGQGVIMSPDFTTVYPNNLHCEWNIEVEEDRIVTFTFGYFDVEKSLNCKFDRVSIYNGPTVDHPMLGKFCGPFRPGQQISTSNKMLISMDSDASTGRKGFYGFFVSAVPELATEGSCGGLLKGAEGSFHSPNYPKSNYPGPVTCSWHIRVDEDKIVLMSIDDFDIEKSIGCKYDALVIYGGWSHSEKTKFIGRFCGGSDDIPSRITSPGNELFVTFVSDTSGFATGFSASYGAKKRLKSNTETRTTTTTSSTTSTTVSTTSTMKPTTTPIITTTSAAFECPVSCPPKIKTKARICSANYVVVVRLNDNTLRTQNIATIDLIKPFKQGSLPSVSSTQIRIACRRCSKIFKKGSYVIAGDTITDEGIEIRPEDLVIKHKQRKHTKQIPKLLKKCRKTKRRKGKRSSPQKRGKRTKENKQ, encoded by the exons ATGTATTATATCAGAGCAGCATATGTGATATCTTTTTGCATACTCCTGTCTGGAAGAGTAAATGCACAAGACGAATATACGAG tgTATTCCAAGAATGCAACCAAACAATTAGAGAAGGCCAAGGTGTGATAATGAGTCCGGACTTCACAACAGTTTATCCAAACAATTTACATTGCGAATGGAATATAGAAGTTGAAGAAGATCGAATTGTAACATTTACATTCGG GTATTTTGACGTAGAAAAGAGTCTGAACTGCAAATTTGACAGAGTTTCCATATATAATGGGCCGACTGTCGATCATCCTATGTTGGGCAAATTTTGCGGACCATTTCGACCAGGACAACAAATATCAACTTCTAATAAAATGCTAATATCAATGGACAGTGATGCTAGTACAGGAAGGAAAGGATTTTATGGCTTTTTTGTGTCTGCTGTTCCAGAATTGGCAA CTGAAGGTTCCTGTGGTGGACTTCTAAAAGGTGCAGAAGGTTCATTTCACAGTCCGAACTATCCCAAATCAAACTACCCAGGTCCGGTCACTTGTTCTTGGCATATTCGAGTGGATGAAGACAAAATCGTGCTTATGTCAATTGATGATTTTGACATTGAGAAGTCAATTGGGTGCAAATATGATGCACTTGTGATCTATGGAGGCTGGTCTCATTCAGAGAAAACCAA ATTCATTGGAAGATTCTGTGGTGGCTCAGACGACATTCCATCAAGAATAACATCACCAGGAAACGAGTTGTTTGTCACTTTCGTTTCGGACACAAGTGGATTTGCAACTGGGTTCTCTGCTAGTTATGGGGCCAAAAAGAGACTGAAATCGAATACTG AAACAAGAACTACTACAACTACTTCATCTACAACTTCAACAACTGTGTCTACAACTTCGACTATGAAACCTACTACAACGCCGATTATAACAACCACAAGCGCCGCTTTCGAGTGTCCAGTAAGCTGCCCACCCAAGATCAAAACGAAGGCGCGCATTTGTTCAGCAAACTACG TTGTCGTGGTTCGTCTGAATGACAATACCCTGCGCACCCAGAACATTGCTACCATCGATTTGATAAAACCTTTCAAGCAAGGATCGTTGCCTTCTGTATCAAGCACGCAAATAAGAATCGCCTGTCGCCGATGTTCAAAGATATTCAAAAAGGGATCTTACGTGATCGCCGGTGATACCATTACTGATGAAGGAATAGAAATTCGCCCGGAAGATCTAGTCATTAAACACAAGCAACGAAAGCATACCAAGCAGATACCGAAACTTCTCAAGA